Below is a genomic region from Candidatus Krumholzibacteriota bacterium.
GGCGAGCCGTAGTAGTCGATTCTGATCGTGTCGAGAAGGGACGGGGTTGCCTTTCCCGTCCGTATCGACATGAGCTCGGTCCTGGTCATCTCGATCGACTTCTTCATGTGATCTTCAGCTTCGACGAAGATTTCCTCCACGTCCATGTCGTCCTCCTACCTGATGATGGTCCCGAGGGCCTCTCCCTCGATCACCCTCCTGAGGTTCCCCTTCTCGAAAAGGTCGAACACGATGACCGGGATCTGGTTGTCCCTGCAGAGCGCGACGGCGGTCGCGTCCATGACGCGCAGATCCCGTCGGAGAACGTCGGTGTATCCCATCTCGCCGATCCGCTCGGCCGACCGATCGGTCATCGGGTCGGCGGTGTAGACTCCGTCGACCTTCGTTCCCTTCAAAAGCGCCTCCGCCTCGGTCTCGCAGGCGCGCAGGGCGGCGGCCGTGTCGGTGGTGAAGAAGGGGTTCCCCGTCCCGCCGGCGAAGATGACGATCCGCCCCTCGTCGAGATGCCTGACCGCGTTGCGCCACACGTACGGCTCGACGAAGTGCTCCATGACGATGGCGGTCATCACCCTGGCGTCGACGCCGCGATCCTCGAGGGCCGACTGGAGCGCGAGCGCGTTGATGATCGTCCCGAGCATGCCCATGTAATCGGCGGCGACCTTCTTGATCCCCTGGCGGCACATCATCTCGCCGCGGAGGATGTTCCCGCCCCCGATCACGACCGCGATCTCGGCCCCGGTCTCCTTCGCTTCCTCGAGCTCGGCGGCGAAGGCTTCGACCATCCCGTGCTCGATACCGCTGCCCTGGCCCCCGAGGATCTCCCCGCTGACCTTGAGCAGCACCCGTCCCAGTCTCGGACGCTCCGTCATCGGCGCCTCCCCGTAAAAACGGGCGCAAGAGAGACGATCTCCTGCGCCCTACGTCATGTCACGACCGCAGTCATCTTCGCTCGCGTCTCCCGTCAGCTTGCAGCCTCCCCCAACTGGAACCGGGCGAAGCGCCTGACGACGATATTCTCACCCAGCTTGCCGATGACCGCCTTGACCACCTGCTCGACGCTCTCCTTGTCGTCCTTGATGTACGGCTGTTCGAGGAGAACGACCTCATGGTAGAACTTGCCGAGTTTGCCTTCAACTATTTTGTCGATGACCTTCTCGGGCTTTCCGCTTTCACGGGCCTGGTTGACGTAGATCTCGCGCTCCTTCGCGACCATGTCGGCGGACAGTTCCTCGCGCCGGACCACGGAGGGATTCGCCGCGGCGACCTGCATGCAGAGATTCCTGCCCAGTTCGCGGAAATCGTCGGTCCTGGCCACGAAATCCGTCTCGCAGTTCACCTCGACCATGACGGCCAGCTTGTCGCCGGGATGGACGTAGGTGAATACGCAGCCTTCCGATGCCTCGCGGCCTGCCCGCTTCGCGGCCTGCGATATCCCCTTCTCGCGAAGGTAGGTGATCGCCGCCTCCATGTCGCCGTTCGTCTCGATGAGGGCCTTCTTGCAGTCCATCATGCCGGCGCCGGTCCGGTCGCGCAGCTCCTTGACGAGTTGCGGAGTGATGCTCATCGGGGTCTCCTTCTATCTATCTTCATCCGGTATACGAATTACCTGTCGCCGTCCTTCGGCTCGACGGGCGGCGCGGACGCCGCGGGAGGAGCTTTGGGCCCCGGCTTCTTGCCGCCGCCTGCCGCGTCCTTTTCCTTCTTGTCGAGGAAATCCTTGTTCTTGAGATACCGGGAACGTCCCTCGATGACCGCATCGGCGAGAATCCTGGTGAAGAGCTTCACCGAGCGGATCGCGTCGTCGTTCGCCGGTATCGGGTATTCGGCGTCGTCCGGATCGCTGTTTGTGTCGACGAGCGCGATCACCGGGATGCCGAGCTTGCGCGCCTCGCGGATCGCGATCGCCTCCTTCTTGGTATCGAAGACGATGAGACACGAAGGCGGCTTCGTCATCCCCCTGATCCCGCCGAGCACCTTCTGGAGCTTGCCGTGCAGCTTTTCGAGGTCGAGCCGCTCCTTCTTCGAGAACTGCTCGATCCTCCCGTCCTTTTCCATCGCCTCGAGATCGTCGAGGCGGTCCATCGACTGCTTGATGGTGCGGAAATTCGTCAGCGTGCCGCCGAGCCACCGTTCGTTCACGTAGAACATGTCGCACCGCTCGGCGTCCTCGCGGACGCTTTCCTTCGCCTGGCGCTTCGTGCCGACGAAGATCACGGTCTTCCCCTCGCCCGCCAGATCGGTGAGGAACGAGTAGGCCTTTGTGAGATGATCGAGTGTCTTGCGGAGATCGATGATGTAGATGCCGTTCTGCTCTTTGAAGATGTAGGGCTTCATCTTCGGATTCCAGCGTCTCGTCTGGTGTCCGAAATGCGCGCCCGCCTCGAGCAGGTCCGTCAACTGGACTTCCACGTGGCATTCCTCCTTCGGTTCTGTCCTCCACCCCGCCGTATCCAGGCCCGAATCCCATTTCTCCGGGACACCGGGGGCCACCGGCCGGGATGTGCGTATTCCGCCGCCTAGCGCTTCGAGAACTGGAACTTCTTCCTGGCGCCCGGCTGACCGTACTTCTTGCGCTCCTTCTCGCGGGGATCGCGAGTCAGGAATCCGTGGGCCTTCAGGACCTTGCGGTGGGTCTCGTCGTGCATCTGGATCGCGCGGGCGATGCCGAGCTGCAGCGCGCCGGCCTGTCCGGCGATACCGCCGCCGTTGATCGTCGCCTTGATGTCGTACTTGTCGACGCTGCTCGTCGCCTCGAGCGGCTGCTTGACCAGCAACGTGAGACTGTCGCGCTTCATGTACCCGGCGAGATCCTCCCCGTTGACGGTAATCGATCCCTTGCCCTCGCTCAGATAGACGCGGGCGATCGCCGATTTCCGCCGGCCGACCGAATGGTACACCTCTTTCGCCAATGTACACCTCCCTTCAGCGTTCTAACGTTTCTTGCCGTTCTTCGCCTCTTCAGAAATCGAGCTCGCGGGGCTGCTGGGCGTCGTGCGGGTGTTTCGGCCCGACGTAGACCTTGAGCTTCTTGATGAGGCGTCTTCCGAGCCGGTTGTGCGGGAGCATGCCGCGAACGGCGTGCTTGATCACGAAGGTGGGATCCTTCTCGAAGGCATCCTTGTACGTCGTGATGCGGAGTCCGCCCGGATACCCGGTGTGACGCCAGTAGGTCTTGTCTTCCCGCTTGTTTCCCGTGACGTGGATCTTGTCCGCGTTCACCACGATCACGAAGTCCCCGGTATCCATGAACGGCACGTATCCCGGCTTGTCCTTGCCGCGGAGCACGGTGGCCACGTTCGAGGCGAGGCGCCCGAGCGTCTTCCCGGCCGCGTCGACCACGCACCAGCCATTCGTGAACTCCCCGGGTTTCAGCACCCTTGTCTTCTGCATCCTTCTCCTCCAGACAGACGTATCCCTCGTACAAATGTCTGAATATACACGCGTTCCCGGGGGTTGTCAAGGAAGATGAGCCCCCCCGTTTCGTCCTCCCCGGCGTTTCGGTTTCGCGAGCCCGGCGCGGCCCCCCTCACCCGGCGAGATACGCCGCCACGCCGGCCCTGTCGGGCCGCTCGATCAGCCCCCGCTCGGTGACGATCGCCGTGACGAGCTCCGCCGGCGTCACGTCGAAGGCGGGATTGTAGACGGCGGCTTCCTCCGGGGCCGTCCTCTTGCCGCCGAAGAACGCAACCTCTTGCGGGGAACGCTGTTCGATCGGGATCGACGCCCCGGAGCCGACCGACGGATCGAAGGTCGAGAGGGGAGCGGCGACGTAGAACGGCACGCCGTACCGGGCGCAGAGGACGGCGACACCGAGCGTTCCCACCTTGTTCGCCACGTCGCCGTTCGCGGCGATGCGGTCCGCGCCGGTTACCACCAGATCGATCCGGCCCGCGTCGAACAGCGAAGCCGCCGCCCCGTCGCAGAGCACGGTGACGGGGATGCCGCGTCGCGTCAATTCCCAGGCCGTGATGCGCGAGCCCTGGAGGAGCGGCCGCGTCTCGTCGGCGAACACCTCGAAACGGCGCCCGTCTTCCCACGCCCGGTAGAGTATGGCCAGGGCCGTGCCGTATCCGGCGGTGGCGAGCCCTCCCGCGTTGCAGTGCGTGAGGACGCGCGCCCCCTCGCGGACGAGCGGCGCCCCGTGGCTTCCGATCTCGAACTCGACCTCGAGCTCCTCCTCGTGGATCGCGAACGCCTCGGCGGGAAGGTCGCGGCAGAGCCGGACCGCATCCCCCGCCGCTTCCTCGACGACGCCCCTCATGCGGTCGAGCGCCCGGAAGAGGTTCGCCGCCGTCGGCCTCGTGCCGGCGAGCAGGCTGCAGGCGTCGAGGAGCCGACCGGCGAGGGTTTCGCCGTCCAGTCCAGCCGGCGGCGACACCTCCCGCCTGTCGAGGCGGTCGAGACGCCCCCGCCCGCCCGCGGTCTCGAAGGCGATCTCGAGCTCGAGCAGGATCCCGTATGCGGCCGCGATCCCGATGGCCGGCGCGCCGCGGACCCGGAGAGACCGTATCGCCTCCGCGACATCGTCGAGGCTCGCCGGAGCGATCGACACCTCCGCGGAGGGCAGCAGGGTCTGGTCGATGATTTGGAGCCTCCCGCCGCGGAAATCGACCGTCGGAAAGACGAAGCGGCTGCCGTCCCGTGCCCTCCCGTCCTGTTCTCTCGATGCCATGTCAGACCCCGATCACGCTCACGGTCACGCGCCTGCTGCGCGGCCGGTTGTCGAATTCCAGGAAAACGATCTGCTGCCAGGTGCCGAGCGTCATTTCCCCGCCGGAGACGGGCACGGTCATCGAGGGCCCCAGGAAAGCGGCGCGCACGTGGCTGAACCCGTTGCCGTCCCCCCAGGCGACATCGTGATGATAGCCGATCCCCTCGGGCGCGATACGTTCGAAGAGCGCGGGAAGATCGCGCAGGAGCCCCGGTTCGTATTCGATCGTCGTCACCGCCCCCGTGGAGCCCGGACAGAAGACGGTCAGCTGCCCCGTCGTGACCTGCGACTCGGCGAGTATGCCGGCGACCGCCGGGGTGAGATCGACGATCGTGCCGTCGCCGTCGGTCTCGAACCGGTGTTCTCCTTCGTGGACCTTCATCCGTCCTCCTCGTTCGACCGCTCCATCAACGCCGCGCCTCGAGCTCGCGGAACATGGCGAAGAGCAGCGAGACCGGCAGGCCGACGACGTTCGGATAGTCCCCCTCGACGCGCTCGACGAACGCCGCCGCGTGCCCCTGGATCGCGTACGCCCCCGCCTTGTCGAAAGGCTCCGCCGTATCGATGTAGCGCGCGATCTCCTCCCCGGACAGGGGCCGGAAGAAGACGGCGGTGCGCGCCGCGTCGACGAGCCTGACGTCGGGCGGGGCGACGATCGCGAGGCCGGTGATCACCTCGTGGCGTTGTCCGGAGAGACGGGCGAGCATGTCCGCCGCCTCGCCGGAATCGGCCGGCTTGCCGAGAGGCACGCCGCCGTGGAGCACGATCGTGTCGGCCCCGATGATCGTCTTCCTCGGACGGATCCGCTGCACGTCGACCGCCTTCAGTTCGGCCAGGAGCCTCGCCGCGCGCACCGGATCGTCCCACGAGACCTCGTTCTCGTCGACCGCCGAGGGGATCGTCTCGAATTCGAACCCGAGTCGGGAGAGTATCT
It encodes:
- the rpsI gene encoding 30S ribosomal protein S9 — translated: MAKEVYHSVGRRKSAIARVYLSEGKGSITVNGEDLAGYMKRDSLTLLVKQPLEATSSVDKYDIKATINGGGIAGQAGALQLGIARAIQMHDETHRKVLKAHGFLTRDPREKERKKYGQPGARKKFQFSKR
- the mtnA gene encoding S-methyl-5-thioribose-1-phosphate isomerase; translation: MASREQDGRARDGSRFVFPTVDFRGGRLQIIDQTLLPSAEVSIAPASLDDVAEAIRSLRVRGAPAIGIAAAYGILLELEIAFETAGGRGRLDRLDRREVSPPAGLDGETLAGRLLDACSLLAGTRPTAANLFRALDRMRGVVEEAAGDAVRLCRDLPAEAFAIHEEELEVEFEIGSHGAPLVREGARVLTHCNAGGLATAGYGTALAILYRAWEDGRRFEVFADETRPLLQGSRITAWELTRRGIPVTVLCDGAAASLFDAGRIDLVVTGADRIAANGDVANKVGTLGVAVLCARYGVPFYVAAPLSTFDPSVGSGASIPIEQRSPQEVAFFGGKRTAPEEAAVYNPAFDVTPAELVTAIVTERGLIERPDRAGVAAYLAG
- the maf gene encoding septum formation protein Maf, with amino-acid sequence MDVQRSLVLASASPRRGEILSRLGFEFETIPSAVDENEVSWDDPVRAARLLAELKAVDVQRIRPRKTIIGADTIVLHGGVPLGKPADSGEAADMLARLSGQRHEVITGLAIVAPPDVRLVDAARTAVFFRPLSGEEIARYIDTAEPFDKAGAYAIQGHAAAFVERVEGDYPNVVGLPVSLLFAMFRELEARR
- a CDS encoding UMP kinase, coding for MTERPRLGRVLLKVSGEILGGQGSGIEHGMVEAFAAELEEAKETGAEIAVVIGGGNILRGEMMCRQGIKKVAADYMGMLGTIINALALQSALEDRGVDARVMTAIVMEHFVEPYVWRNAVRHLDEGRIVIFAGGTGNPFFTTDTAAALRACETEAEALLKGTKVDGVYTADPMTDRSAERIGEMGYTDVLRRDLRVMDATAVALCRDNQIPVIVFDLFEKGNLRRVIEGEALGTIIR
- the rplM gene encoding 50S ribosomal protein L13, with translation MQKTRVLKPGEFTNGWCVVDAAGKTLGRLASNVATVLRGKDKPGYVPFMDTGDFVIVVNADKIHVTGNKREDKTYWRHTGYPGGLRITTYKDAFEKDPTFVIKHAVRGMLPHNRLGRRLIKKLKVYVGPKHPHDAQQPRELDF
- the rpsB gene encoding 30S ribosomal protein S2; the protein is MEVQLTDLLEAGAHFGHQTRRWNPKMKPYIFKEQNGIYIIDLRKTLDHLTKAYSFLTDLAGEGKTVIFVGTKRQAKESVREDAERCDMFYVNERWLGGTLTNFRTIKQSMDRLDDLEAMEKDGRIEQFSKKERLDLEKLHGKLQKVLGGIRGMTKPPSCLIVFDTKKEAIAIREARKLGIPVIALVDTNSDPDDAEYPIPANDDAIRSVKLFTRILADAVIEGRSRYLKNKDFLDKKEKDAAGGGKKPGPKAPPAASAPPVEPKDGDR
- the tsf gene encoding translation elongation factor Ts, coding for MSITPQLVKELRDRTGAGMMDCKKALIETNGDMEAAITYLREKGISQAAKRAGREASEGCVFTYVHPGDKLAVMVEVNCETDFVARTDDFRELGRNLCMQVAAANPSVVRREELSADMVAKEREIYVNQARESGKPEKVIDKIVEGKLGKFYHEVVLLEQPYIKDDKESVEQVVKAVIGKLGENIVVRRFARFQLGEAAS
- a CDS encoding YjbQ family protein — its product is MKVHEGEHRFETDGDGTIVDLTPAVAGILAESQVTTGQLTVFCPGSTGAVTTIEYEPGLLRDLPALFERIAPEGIGYHHDVAWGDGNGFSHVRAAFLGPSMTVPVSGGEMTLGTWQQIVFLEFDNRPRSRRVTVSVIGV